One Deinococcus betulae genomic window carries:
- a CDS encoding DUF2252 domain-containing protein has translation MHDPFSPLPLPSRQERRALGRALRVTLPRRDHAQFEAAGDRTDHILAALHAGANGCMTHLLSLRFGRMVASPFAFFRGTAGLMAADLAGTPVTGERVQASGDAHCANFGAFATGERNLVFDLNDFDETLRAPWEWDVRRLATSLVLAAREAGHSEADACFAARSAARAYRLHLRTYARQHHLDVWYDRIDASEALADMAADARAHGQAMFAKASTRTHLHTLKKLAVQTPAGWRLRDDPPLLVHTDDALAETMLDGVRAGYLDSVAPDRRALLSRYHLADWALKVTGVGSCGRRVLVLLLAADGDDVLFLQVKEARPSVLEPYAGPTVARNPAHRVVRGQQLMQAATDPFLGWASGEGFCGYVRQLRDLKGRFELQAVTPRTLEEIAELCGWALARAHARTGDAVVLGAYLGRRETFDEATAAFGVAYADQAERDHAVLARAVSRGEIATEADPK, from the coding sequence ATGCATGACCCGTTTTCGCCCCTGCCGCTGCCCAGCCGTCAGGAGCGGCGCGCCCTGGGCCGCGCGCTGCGCGTCACCCTGCCCCGGCGAGACCACGCCCAGTTCGAGGCTGCTGGCGACCGCACCGACCACATCCTGGCGGCCCTGCACGCTGGTGCCAACGGCTGCATGACCCACCTGCTGTCGCTGCGCTTTGGGCGCATGGTGGCCAGCCCCTTCGCTTTCTTTCGGGGAACGGCCGGCCTGATGGCCGCTGACCTGGCCGGTACGCCGGTCACGGGCGAACGGGTGCAGGCCAGCGGCGACGCCCACTGCGCCAACTTTGGTGCTTTTGCGACCGGCGAGCGCAACCTGGTTTTTGACCTCAACGACTTTGACGAGACCCTGCGCGCACCATGGGAATGGGACGTGCGCCGCCTGGCCACCAGCCTGGTGCTGGCCGCGCGTGAAGCCGGGCACAGCGAGGCCGACGCCTGCTTTGCGGCCCGCAGCGCGGCGCGGGCCTACCGCCTGCACCTGCGCACCTATGCCAGACAGCACCACCTGGACGTGTGGTACGACCGCATTGACGCCTCCGAGGCCCTGGCTGACATGGCCGCCGACGCCCGCGCGCACGGTCAGGCCATGTTTGCCAAGGCCAGTACCCGCACCCACCTGCACACCCTGAAAAAACTGGCGGTGCAGACCCCGGCGGGCTGGCGCCTGCGCGACGATCCGCCGCTGCTGGTCCATACCGACGACGCGCTGGCCGAAACCATGCTTGACGGCGTTCGCGCCGGCTACTTGGACAGCGTGGCGCCCGACCGCCGCGCCTTGCTGTCCCGGTATCACCTGGCCGACTGGGCGCTGAAGGTGACGGGCGTGGGCAGCTGCGGGCGCCGGGTGCTGGTGCTGCTGCTGGCCGCCGACGGCGACGACGTGCTGTTCTTGCAGGTCAAGGAGGCCCGGCCCAGTGTGCTGGAGCCCTACGCTGGCCCCACTGTGGCCCGCAACCCTGCGCACCGGGTCGTGCGCGGCCAGCAGCTGATGCAGGCGGCCACCGACCCCTTCCTGGGCTGGGCGTCCGGAGAGGGCTTCTGCGGGTATGTGCGCCAGCTGCGAGACCTCAAAGGCCGCTTTGAGTTGCAGGCGGTGACCCCGCGCACCCTCGAAGAAATTGCCGAGCTGTGTGGCTGGGCGCTGGCCCGCGCGCACGCCCGCACCGGGGACGCGGTGGTCCTGGGGGCCTACCTGGGCCGCCGTGAAACCTTTGACGAGGCCACAGCGGCTTTTGGGGTCGCCTACGCCGATCAGGCCGAGCGTGACCACGCAGTGCTGGCCCGCGCCGTGAGCAGAGGCGAGATAGCCACTGAGGCCGACCCCAAGTAA
- a CDS encoding HD domain-containing phosphohydrolase, with translation MSADFLSSPSALSREDTARDLLQLTQLALAAPSLAAGVTPTLEKLVSETAAVGSAYFQLEGRELAYRVRAATGEMPATPGMQAIAAHGLPAGTPLLLALEQTAGPLFYDDTAASSDTAGFPELGVASVAAAPVRTRDGRLLGAFLMHTLTPHIWRSEEAALFTMVSGTIAALSGRLVAEEHARQAHEAALRALGLALEARDGETQGHTDRVTSLALRVAARLGWEPERLEALRWGAYLHDIGKIAVPDAILLKPGRLTEAEWVVMRSHVEAGGRFASALTFLPRAALDVIQDHHERWNGGGYPAGKAGEAISLEGRVFALCDVYDALTSHRPYKRAWTHEEAVAELRAQAGQQFDPALVELMIAVTETS, from the coding sequence ATGAGCGCCGACTTCCTCTCCTCGCCTTCTGCTCTGTCGCGCGAGGACACCGCCCGTGACCTGCTGCAACTGACCCAATTGGCCCTGGCGGCGCCGTCCCTGGCGGCCGGTGTGACCCCAACGCTGGAGAAGCTGGTCAGCGAGACGGCGGCGGTGGGGTCGGCCTATTTTCAGCTTGAAGGCCGGGAGCTGGCCTACCGGGTGCGCGCAGCTACGGGCGAGATGCCCGCCACACCTGGCATGCAGGCCATTGCTGCCCACGGGCTGCCGGCAGGCACACCGTTGCTGCTGGCCCTGGAACAGACGGCGGGGCCCTTGTTCTACGATGACACCGCCGCCAGCTCTGACACAGCCGGCTTTCCCGAGTTGGGGGTGGCCAGCGTGGCCGCCGCGCCGGTGCGCACCCGCGACGGCCGGCTGCTGGGCGCTTTCCTGATGCACACCCTGACGCCGCACATCTGGCGCAGTGAGGAAGCCGCGCTGTTCACCATGGTCTCGGGGACGATTGCCGCGCTGTCGGGCCGGCTGGTCGCCGAGGAACACGCGCGGCAAGCGCATGAAGCCGCCCTGCGCGCCCTGGGTCTCGCCCTGGAAGCCCGCGACGGAGAAACGCAGGGCCACACCGACCGCGTGACCAGTCTGGCGCTGCGCGTGGCGGCCCGGCTGGGCTGGGAGCCAGAACGCCTGGAAGCGCTGCGCTGGGGCGCCTACCTCCATGACATTGGCAAGATTGCGGTGCCCGACGCCATCTTGCTCAAGCCGGGCCGCTTGACCGAGGCCGAATGGGTGGTCATGCGCTCACATGTGGAGGCCGGAGGCCGCTTTGCCAGCGCCCTGACCTTTTTGCCCAGAGCGGCGCTGGACGTGATTCAGGACCATCATGAGCGATGGAACGGCGGCGGCTACCCGGCGGGCAAAGCGGGCGAGGCCATCAGTCTGGAAGGCCGCGTCTTCGCCCTGTGCGATGTCTATGACGCCCTGACCAGCCACCGCCCCTACAAGCGGGCCTGGACCCACGAGGAAGCGGTGGCCGAACTGCGCGCCCAGGCGGGCCAGCAGTTTGACCCAGCCCTGGTGGAGCTGATGATTGCCGTCACCGAGACCTCGTAA
- a CDS encoding MerR family transcriptional regulator: MGTPYHTTAELARAAGVTRRTVMHYADLGLLTPDGVTASGRALYGPYALRLLRDLMDLRALGLTLEEARDMVTLRRATHSPDGTYRHDWTRADVPISDERLQALQARLRTIQSAYERQADNLARFDRWLTKRFTGGAAESLEG, encoded by the coding sequence ATGGGGACGCCGTACCACACCACCGCCGAACTGGCCCGCGCGGCGGGCGTAACCCGGCGCACCGTCATGCACTACGCCGACCTGGGCCTGTTGACCCCGGACGGCGTGACGGCCTCCGGGCGGGCGCTCTACGGCCCCTACGCCCTGCGGCTGCTGCGCGACCTGATGGACCTGCGGGCCCTGGGCCTGACTCTGGAAGAGGCGCGCGACATGGTGACCCTGCGCCGCGCCACCCACAGCCCAGACGGCACCTACCGCCACGACTGGACCCGCGCCGACGTGCCCATCAGCGACGAGCGGCTGCAAGCGCTGCAAGCCCGCCTGCGCACCATTCAGAGCGCCTACGAGCGTCAGGCCGACAACCTGGCCCGCTTTGACCGCTGGCTGACCAAGCGGTTTACCGGAGGCGCGGCAGAGAGCCTGGAAGGCTGA
- a CDS encoding N-acetylglucosamine kinase: protein MTVAGLSLGLDAGGSATKWALLRGGAVVASGRTPPLTAALLAAPQGQANVQALRQALPARPERLHAGVPGLSAASPQAELVAGLLAEALGLPRTQLSIESDLDLAYRAHLAPGAGVLLYAGTGSVAYHVTRGGEVRRAGGRGYRIGDDGAGFSLGRAALRWVTDALDEGLVPATPLAQEVAAVTGGLDWDTLRAFAYDTPGAGAVATLAPAVGRAADAGDPAAQTMLEDAAQALAGLARRVQARVGVLPVTATGGALRVSGRFMAALGRALPGVAVQQRDHAEAAARYAESRLA, encoded by the coding sequence GTGACGGTCGCTGGTCTGAGTTTAGGGCTGGACGCTGGGGGCAGCGCAACCAAATGGGCGCTGCTGCGCGGTGGGGCCGTGGTGGCCTCGGGGCGCACACCGCCCCTGACGGCTGCCCTGCTGGCCGCGCCACAGGGCCAGGCCAACGTGCAGGCGCTGCGGCAAGCGCTGCCGGCCCGGCCCGAACGCCTGCACGCTGGCGTCCCAGGGCTGAGCGCTGCGTCGCCCCAGGCCGAACTGGTGGCCGGTCTATTGGCCGAGGCCCTGGGCCTGCCCCGCACCCAGCTGAGTATCGAGAGTGACCTGGACCTGGCCTACCGCGCACACCTGGCGCCGGGAGCGGGCGTGCTGCTGTATGCGGGCACCGGCAGCGTGGCCTATCACGTCACGCGTGGCGGCGAGGTGCGGCGAGCAGGTGGCCGCGGTTACCGCATAGGTGACGATGGGGCCGGTTTCAGTCTGGGCCGCGCCGCCCTGCGCTGGGTGACGGACGCCCTGGACGAAGGGCTGGTGCCTGCCACGCCTCTGGCTCAAGAGGTGGCGGCCGTGACTGGTGGTCTGGACTGGGACACACTGCGCGCTTTTGCCTACGACACCCCAGGCGCAGGCGCTGTGGCCACTCTGGCCCCCGCCGTGGGCCGCGCTGCCGATGCAGGTGACCCAGCCGCCCAGACCATGCTGGAGGACGCCGCGCAGGCGCTGGCTGGCCTGGCCCGGCGTGTTCAGGCGCGCGTGGGTGTATTGCCAGTCACGGCTACCGGCGGCGCGCTGCGGGTGTCTGGCCGATTTATGGCGGCGCTGGGACGGGCGCTGCCGGGTGTGGCGGTGCAGCAGCGCGACCATGCAGAGGCGGCGGCGCGCTACGCCGAGAGCCGGCTGGCTTAG
- a CDS encoding ParB/RepB/Spo0J family partition protein has translation MKKARPVIGSRLSGLVPGIDTLAQPATTTLPTDQLTPGAFQPRLHFSTESLAELSASIREQGVLQPLLVRPLPSGAYEIVAGERRWRAAQQAGLDELPVLIRRLSDLEARLAAAVENLQREDLNVMEEVRAKVQVAAATLNVPEDAAVARLFALERDPDPTLVAALDTAFGALGRESWRSFIRNRAALLNLPEDVQIAVRAGLDYRKALIIGRAPAADRAHLIEGALAGATVAELREQVAGRQDAEPDLGQLVARQLRDRRVLSRLDDRRRAKVQKLLRQLQDLLTQDEA, from the coding sequence ATGAAAAAGGCGCGGCCCGTCATTGGGTCACGGCTGAGCGGCCTGGTGCCTGGAATAGACACCCTGGCGCAGCCAGCCACGACGACGTTGCCCACCGATCAGCTGACGCCGGGGGCGTTTCAGCCGCGCCTGCACTTCAGCACCGAGAGCCTGGCTGAACTGAGCGCCAGCATCCGGGAACAGGGCGTGCTGCAACCTCTCCTGGTGCGTCCATTGCCTTCAGGGGCCTATGAAATTGTGGCGGGTGAGCGCCGCTGGCGGGCCGCGCAGCAGGCGGGTTTGGACGAACTCCCGGTGCTAATTCGGCGCCTGAGCGACCTGGAAGCCCGGCTGGCGGCAGCGGTCGAGAATTTGCAGCGCGAGGACTTGAACGTGATGGAAGAGGTCCGTGCCAAAGTGCAAGTTGCGGCCGCCACCCTGAATGTTCCCGAAGACGCGGCCGTGGCCCGGCTGTTTGCCCTGGAACGCGATCCCGACCCAACTCTGGTGGCGGCGCTGGACACCGCCTTTGGCGCCCTGGGCCGTGAGTCGTGGCGCAGTTTTATTCGCAACCGCGCGGCGCTCCTGAACCTGCCTGAAGACGTGCAGATTGCCGTGCGCGCCGGCCTGGACTACCGCAAGGCGCTGATTATTGGCCGCGCGCCTGCAGCTGACCGGGCCCACCTGATTGAAGGGGCGCTGGCAGGGGCCACCGTGGCCGAGTTGCGTGAACAGGTGGCCGGCCGACAAGATGCTGAGCCGGATCTGGGTCAGCTGGTCGCCCGTCAGCTGCGGGACCGCCGCGTGCTCAGTCGTCTGGATGACCGCCGCCGTGCCAAGGTGCAGAAGCTGCTGCGGCAGTTGCAGGACCTGCTGACCCAGGACGAGGCGTGA
- the glpK gene encoding glycerol kinase GlpK encodes MTRYILALDQGTTSSRAIVFDRQGQIRFTAQKEFPQHFPQPGWVEHDPRDLWSTQIGVAQEAISGAGLRASDLAAIGITNQRETVLVWDRATGEPIHRAIVWQDRRTAPLCDALRAQGHEGLIREKTGLLLDAYFSGTKIAWMLDAVPGARDRAERGELACGTVDTWLVWQLTGGELHVTDTSNASRTLLLNIHTGDWDDDLLALLRVPRALLPQVRPSSEVYGETAPGLLGARVKIAGIAGDQQAATFGQVCLHRGMAKNTYGTGCFMLMNTADEVVTSQNRLLSTVAWQRGEARTYALEGSVFVAGAVVQWLRDGLGLIRDAAEVEALATSVPDSGGVFFVPAFVGLGAPYWDPYARGTVVGLTRGSTGAHLARAALDSVAFQAADLLDAMERDSGVGLSDLRVDGGASRNNLLMQVQADLLGVTVTRPKVTETTALGAAFLAGLAVGYWQDEAELEALWQVDRQFEPGLDPADREQRLARWRRAVERSRAWAEEDV; translated from the coding sequence ATGACCAGATACATCCTGGCCCTTGATCAGGGCACCACCAGCAGCCGCGCCATCGTGTTTGACCGGCAGGGCCAGATTCGATTCACGGCCCAAAAGGAGTTCCCGCAGCATTTTCCTCAGCCGGGCTGGGTTGAGCACGACCCGCGTGACCTCTGGAGCACCCAGATTGGCGTGGCGCAGGAAGCCATCAGCGGGGCGGGGCTGCGGGCCTCGGACCTGGCGGCCATCGGGATTACCAATCAGCGCGAAACCGTGCTGGTGTGGGACCGCGCCACGGGGGAGCCGATTCACCGCGCCATCGTGTGGCAGGACCGCCGCACCGCGCCCCTGTGCGACGCCCTGCGGGCCCAGGGTCACGAGGGACTGATTCGGGAGAAGACAGGGCTGCTGCTGGACGCCTATTTCAGCGGCACGAAAATCGCCTGGATGCTGGACGCCGTGCCCGGTGCGCGTGACCGTGCCGAGCGCGGCGAGCTGGCCTGCGGCACGGTAGACACCTGGCTGGTGTGGCAACTGACGGGCGGTGAACTGCACGTCACCGATACCTCCAATGCCAGCCGCACCCTGCTGCTGAACATTCACACCGGCGACTGGGACGATGACCTGCTGGCCCTTCTGCGGGTGCCGCGCGCGCTGCTGCCCCAGGTGCGGCCCAGCAGCGAAGTGTACGGCGAAACCGCGCCGGGCTTGCTGGGCGCCCGCGTCAAGATCGCGGGCATCGCCGGAGATCAGCAGGCGGCGACCTTCGGGCAGGTGTGCCTGCACCGGGGGATGGCCAAAAATACCTACGGCACCGGCTGTTTCATGCTGATGAACACGGCTGACGAGGTCGTGACCAGTCAGAACCGCCTGCTGTCCACTGTGGCCTGGCAGCGCGGCGAGGCGCGGACCTACGCTCTGGAAGGCTCGGTGTTTGTGGCGGGCGCGGTGGTGCAGTGGCTGCGCGACGGCCTGGGCCTGATCCGGGACGCGGCCGAGGTTGAGGCGCTGGCCACGAGCGTGCCCGACAGTGGCGGCGTCTTTTTTGTGCCGGCGTTTGTGGGCCTGGGGGCGCCGTACTGGGACCCCTACGCCCGCGGCACCGTGGTTGGCCTGACGCGCGGCAGTACTGGGGCCCACTTGGCACGCGCCGCGCTGGACAGCGTGGCCTTTCAGGCCGCCGACCTGCTGGACGCCATGGAGCGGGACAGCGGCGTGGGGCTCAGTGACCTGCGGGTAGACGGCGGGGCCAGCCGCAACAACCTGCTGATGCAGGTGCAGGCCGACCTGCTGGGCGTGACGGTCACCCGCCCGAAGGTCACCGAGACCACGGCGCTGGGCGCGGCTTTTCTGGCTGGCCTGGCTGTGGGCTACTGGCAGGATGAGGCCGAACTGGAAGCGCTGTGGCAGGTGGACCGTCAGTTCGAGCCGGGGCTGGACCCGGCCGATCGGGAGCAGCGTCTGGCCCGCTGGCGCCGCGCCGTGGAGCGCAGCCGCGCCTGGGCTGAGGAGGACGTATGA
- a CDS encoding GNAT family N-acetyltransferase, translating into MTQTPEVRRNDDTQRYELLRGEQVLGYAEFRPAGEGAVMLPHTVIEEGHEGEGLGSQLARFALDDVRAQGKRVVPMCPFIAGYIRKHPEYTDLVHPQQRGVFGL; encoded by the coding sequence ATGACCCAGACCCCCGAAGTTCGCCGCAACGACGACACCCAGCGCTATGAACTGCTCCGGGGCGAGCAGGTGCTGGGCTACGCCGAGTTTCGCCCCGCCGGCGAGGGCGCCGTGATGCTGCCCCACACAGTGATTGAGGAGGGCCACGAGGGCGAAGGCCTGGGCAGCCAGCTGGCCCGCTTTGCCCTGGACGATGTTCGCGCCCAGGGCAAGCGGGTGGTGCCCATGTGCCCCTTTATTGCTGGCTACATTCGCAAGCACCCGGAGTACACGGACCTCGTGCACCCTCAGCAGCGCGGGGTCTTTGGGCTATAG
- a CDS encoding glycerol-3-phosphate dehydrogenase/oxidase, producing the protein MPTDPRASALAQATDGHLWDLLVIGGGASGLGTALDAATRGYRVLLLEAHDYAKGTSSRSTKLVHGGVRYLAQGNVSLVREALHERGLLRRNAPHLVRDLGFLIAAYRPWALPFYGVGLKLYDLLAGRLNLRASRLVGRQEALNLAPTLTREALKGGVLYFDGQFDDSRLAVTLLCTLESFGGVALNHAPVVSLVQEGGRVVGARFRDAEGGQDHEVRARAVVNATGVFVDEVRRMEQPDAPAMLSPSQGVHVVVPRHFLPGDSALMVPRTDDGRVLFAVPWHDHVVIGTTDTPVPGTSLEPRALPEEVEFILNTAAQYLSPAPTRADVQSVFAGLRPLVKAAPGTDTKSLSRDHTIRVSEGGLLTLTGGKWTTYRRMGEDTVTRAAVLAGLPARLSLTEGLSLHGATTDDLPEPWRVYGTDAERVQVLPGADTPLHPALPYVEAQVRWAARQEQARTVEDVLSRRLRALLLDARASLEAAPRVAQLLAEELGRDEAWQAEQVQAYRAVAEGYLLPGGHEGAASTAAAPTALM; encoded by the coding sequence ATGCCAACTGACCCCCGCGCCTCGGCGCTGGCCCAGGCCACAGATGGCCACCTGTGGGACCTGCTGGTGATTGGCGGCGGCGCCTCTGGCCTGGGCACCGCGCTGGACGCCGCCACACGCGGCTACCGGGTGCTGCTGCTCGAAGCCCATGACTACGCCAAGGGCACCAGCAGCCGCTCGACGAAACTGGTTCACGGCGGCGTGCGCTACCTGGCCCAGGGCAATGTCTCGCTGGTGCGCGAGGCGCTGCATGAACGCGGGTTGCTGCGCCGCAACGCCCCTCATCTGGTGCGCGACCTGGGCTTTCTGATTGCGGCTTACCGGCCCTGGGCTCTCCCCTTTTATGGGGTGGGCCTGAAGCTCTATGACCTGCTGGCAGGCCGCCTGAACTTGCGCGCCAGTCGCCTGGTGGGCCGGCAGGAAGCCCTGAACCTCGCGCCGACCCTCACCCGCGAGGCCCTGAAGGGCGGCGTGCTTTACTTCGACGGGCAGTTTGACGACAGCCGCCTGGCTGTGACCCTGCTGTGCACCCTGGAGAGCTTTGGCGGCGTGGCCCTCAACCACGCGCCTGTGGTCAGCCTGGTCCAGGAAGGGGGGCGGGTGGTGGGCGCCCGCTTCCGCGACGCCGAGGGCGGTCAGGATCACGAGGTCCGCGCCCGCGCAGTCGTGAATGCCACCGGGGTTTTCGTGGATGAAGTGCGGCGGATGGAGCAGCCGGACGCGCCGGCCATGCTCTCGCCCAGCCAGGGGGTACATGTGGTGGTGCCTCGCCACTTCCTGCCCGGAGACAGCGCGCTGATGGTGCCGCGCACCGACGACGGACGGGTGCTGTTTGCCGTGCCCTGGCATGACCACGTGGTCATCGGCACCACCGACACCCCGGTGCCGGGCACCAGCCTGGAACCGCGCGCGCTGCCTGAAGAGGTCGAGTTCATCCTGAACACCGCCGCGCAGTACCTCTCGCCGGCCCCCACGCGCGCTGACGTGCAGAGCGTGTTTGCGGGCCTTCGCCCCCTCGTCAAGGCGGCGCCCGGCACCGACACCAAGAGTCTGTCGCGCGACCACACTATTCGCGTCAGTGAGGGCGGCCTGCTGACGCTCACAGGCGGCAAGTGGACCACCTACCGCCGTATGGGTGAAGACACCGTGACCCGCGCCGCCGTCCTGGCCGGCCTGCCTGCGCGCCTGAGCCTGACAGAAGGCCTGTCTCTGCACGGCGCCACCACGGACGACCTGCCTGAACCCTGGCGCGTGTACGGCACTGACGCCGAACGTGTGCAGGTGCTGCCGGGCGCCGACACGCCGCTTCATCCCGCCCTGCCCTACGTTGAGGCGCAGGTGCGCTGGGCCGCTCGCCAGGAACAGGCCCGCACCGTGGAGGACGTGCTGTCGCGCCGCCTGCGCGCCCTGCTGCTGGATGCCCGCGCCAGTCTAGAGGCCGCGCCGCGCGTGGCGCAGCTGCTGGCTGAAGAACTGGGCCGCGATGAGGCCTGGCAGGCCGAGCAGGTACAGGCCTACCGCGCCGTGGCCGAGGGCTATCTGCTGCCCGGTGGGCATGAGGGGGCCGCTTCAACTGCGGCCGCGCCGACTGCTCTTATGTGA
- a CDS encoding M3 family metallopeptidase, with product MSVWIPQLGAHDEPLARLALEAGVADRFPGLALKLRADLGGQQSDTLRALFSQERLLGSEHDVITANQVASWAGESLSLQEAQARLNHMGDSPERRALWEAVNTSTLQGAQELDKLFSRLLGLRQQMAAAAGADTYADHVWQQTGREYTIAQTEAFVDDLAQLFAPLQTLVAERRARQLGTDRLRPWHQTVRVNALTGTPLAVEEYLPAVRQILAALDPAFAAVVNRLEREGGIDLVPRPGKVQGNFALLLSAQATARVLCNVTRGLDEFRALLHELGHAIHFVTLSSQPETTLWDTYDFQEVCEFYAFVFTMLGTEQAARHFDLSPEDHQKYRRSLAESFLTRLRSVDERVRFELWVYRQRGAVTPAEMDAAFLSLTQQSAVDWTGHEAMLAKGWQSPFLFQFSFYNIEYAIATIAALLFFKAYQEAPQEAMARFKRAMRMGATAGPTAIFAEAGISFPFSRAQLETARAVLADWLS from the coding sequence ATGAGCGTCTGGATTCCGCAGCTCGGCGCGCACGACGAGCCGCTGGCCCGCCTGGCCCTGGAGGCGGGGGTGGCTGACCGCTTTCCCGGTCTCGCCCTGAAACTGCGGGCAGACCTGGGGGGCCAGCAGAGTGACACCCTGCGGGCCCTCTTCTCTCAGGAGCGCCTTCTGGGCAGCGAACACGACGTCATCACGGCCAATCAGGTGGCTTCGTGGGCAGGCGAGTCCCTCAGCCTGCAAGAGGCGCAGGCCCGACTGAACCACATGGGCGACTCGCCCGAACGCCGCGCGCTTTGGGAGGCCGTGAACACGTCCACCCTACAAGGCGCGCAGGAACTGGATAAGCTGTTCAGCCGCCTGCTGGGGCTGCGCCAGCAGATGGCGGCGGCAGCAGGCGCCGACACCTACGCCGACCACGTCTGGCAGCAGACCGGGCGGGAATACACCATTGCCCAGACCGAAGCGTTCGTGGATGACCTGGCCCAGCTCTTTGCGCCGTTGCAGACGCTGGTTGCCGAGCGCCGGGCCAGGCAGCTGGGCACGGACAGGCTGCGGCCGTGGCACCAGACGGTGCGGGTCAACGCGCTGACTGGCACGCCTCTGGCTGTCGAGGAGTACCTGCCCGCCGTACGGCAGATTCTGGCCGCGCTTGACCCGGCCTTTGCCGCCGTCGTGAACAGGTTGGAAAGAGAAGGAGGCATTGACCTCGTGCCCCGCCCCGGCAAGGTTCAGGGCAACTTTGCGCTGCTGCTCTCGGCCCAGGCCACTGCGCGGGTGCTATGTAACGTCACAAGAGGTCTGGACGAATTCCGCGCCCTGTTGCACGAACTGGGGCACGCCATTCATTTTGTCACCCTGTCCAGCCAGCCTGAAACTACCCTCTGGGACACCTACGATTTTCAGGAAGTCTGCGAATTCTACGCTTTTGTGTTCACCATGCTGGGCACCGAGCAGGCTGCCAGACACTTTGACCTGAGCCCCGAAGACCACCAGAAATACCGACGGTCTCTGGCAGAAAGTTTCCTGACACGGCTGCGCTCGGTGGATGAGCGGGTGCGGTTTGAGCTGTGGGTGTACCGGCAGCGCGGCGCGGTCACCCCCGCCGAAATGGACGCGGCCTTCCTGTCGCTGACCCAGCAGTCTGCCGTGGACTGGACGGGCCACGAGGCCATGCTGGCCAAGGGCTGGCAGAGCCCATTTCTCTTCCAGTTCAGCTTTTACAACATTGAGTACGCCATCGCCACCATCGCGGCGCTGCTGTTCTTCAAGGCTTACCAGGAGGCGCCGCAGGAGGCGATGGCCAGATTCAAACGTGCCATGCGGATGGGCGCGACCGCCGGACCAACGGCTATCTTTGCGGAGGCAGGCATCTCGTTTCCCTTCTCGCGGGCGCAGTTGGAAACCGCCCGCGCCGTGCTGGCGGACTGGCTCAGCTAG
- a CDS encoding sugar-binding transcriptional regulator, whose translation MTEALRDDQAAQAAQVARLYYHQGLTTEAIAQELRLSRPKVSRLLTYARRSGLVEIRIHDPHSAPQSLEAQLRARYPFLTPHVVPVPPHSPEAVWLERVAVAAARLLNQTLRPGQVLGLAWGTTLDAVSRVLTPRPLAGLQVVQLNGSASALDFTDGFVTDTMTRFAGAYGARAHLFPVPTFFDDPATRAAMWRERSVGQVLALQARADVRLYSVGSAHAQVPSHVYAAGYLSGADQQALLAQGVAGDIATVFFRTDGTWTGLPINARSSGPDLGTLRAGHSVCVVSGLGKVTALRAALAGGLMTTLVVDDRTAHALLQEG comes from the coding sequence GTGACAGAGGCGCTCCGGGACGACCAGGCCGCACAGGCGGCGCAGGTGGCCCGCCTGTATTACCACCAGGGCCTGACCACAGAGGCCATTGCCCAGGAACTGCGGCTGTCGCGGCCCAAAGTCAGCCGCCTGCTCACCTACGCCCGCCGCAGCGGTCTGGTCGAGATCCGCATTCACGATCCACATTCCGCGCCGCAGAGCCTGGAGGCGCAGTTGCGTGCCCGCTACCCATTCCTGACGCCCCACGTGGTCCCGGTGCCGCCGCACAGCCCCGAAGCGGTCTGGCTGGAGCGGGTGGCCGTGGCTGCTGCGCGGCTGCTGAACCAGACCCTGCGGCCTGGGCAGGTGCTGGGGCTGGCCTGGGGGACCACCCTGGACGCCGTGTCGCGTGTGCTGACGCCGCGCCCGCTGGCCGGCCTGCAGGTGGTGCAGCTCAACGGCAGTGCCAGCGCGCTGGACTTTACGGACGGCTTTGTCACCGACACCATGACGCGCTTTGCTGGGGCTTACGGCGCACGCGCCCACCTGTTCCCGGTGCCGACCTTTTTTGACGACCCCGCCACCCGCGCCGCCATGTGGCGCGAACGCAGCGTGGGGCAGGTGCTGGCCCTTCAGGCCCGCGCGGACGTGCGCCTGTACTCGGTGGGGTCGGCCCATGCACAGGTGCCCAGCCATGTCTACGCGGCCGGCTACCTCAGTGGAGCAGACCAGCAGGCGCTGTTGGCGCAGGGGGTGGCCGGCGACATTGCCACCGTGTTTTTCCGCACCGACGGTACCTGGACTGGTCTGCCCATCAACGCGCGCAGCAGCGGCCCAGACCTGGGCACCCTGCGCGCTGGGCACTCGGTCTGCGTGGTCAGTGGCCTAGGCAAAGTCACGGCCCTGCGCGCCGCCCTGGCCGGTGGCCTGATGACGACGCTGGTGGTGGACGACCGCACCGCCCACGCACTACTTCAGGAGGGGTGA